The following coding sequences are from one Epilithonimonas vandammei window:
- a CDS encoding IS256 family transposase, variant Zn-binding type, which yields MDVIRWGSQAGKQRFKCKSCGIFFTNNRPEQRLRNRFVWFRKWVLERQTYKTLCRDSGYSKDTLQRTFYQILESSPVLKIIKREKVNLRMDATYFAQFCLVAYQDDLDGYTQLIRFTDGEHYEEIKEDLANLLLLGVRLESITSDGDKSILKAIKKTDRNIIIQRCLVHIQRMCLIWLTKFPKHIAGQELRKHVLLLLKIETHNDRIWWTQELKEWYERHKDYINEKTINTETERYWYTHKLLRRSYFTIKRALPNMFHYLDNPKIPKTTNGIEGYFSHLKNHLDLHRGLTLKNRINFIKWYIYFSNEK from the coding sequence TTGGATGTTATCCGTTGGGGAAGTCAAGCGGGAAAACAGAGGTTTAAATGCAAAAGCTGCGGAATTTTTTTCACAAATAATCGTCCAGAACAAAGATTAAGAAACAGGTTTGTGTGGTTTAGGAAATGGGTGCTGGAAAGACAGACTTATAAGACTCTTTGCCGAGACAGTGGATACTCCAAGGATACGCTGCAAAGGACTTTTTATCAAATTCTGGAAAGCTCTCCAGTACTAAAAATCATCAAACGGGAAAAAGTCAACTTAAGAATGGATGCCACTTACTTTGCACAGTTTTGTTTGGTGGCTTATCAAGACGATCTCGACGGTTACACTCAATTAATCCGCTTCACAGACGGAGAACATTACGAGGAGATCAAAGAAGACCTGGCCAATCTTTTGTTGTTGGGAGTGAGGCTTGAAAGCATCACTTCTGATGGTGATAAAAGTATTTTGAAGGCGATCAAAAAAACCGACAGGAACATCATCATCCAAAGATGTTTGGTCCATATCCAGAGAATGTGCCTGATTTGGCTAACCAAATTCCCTAAACATATTGCAGGTCAAGAGTTGAGAAAACACGTTCTTTTATTGCTGAAAATCGAAACGCATAACGATCGAATCTGGTGGACACAGGAGTTGAAAGAGTGGTATGAGCGGCATAAAGACTATATCAATGAAAAAACTATTAACACAGAAACAGAACGGTATTGGTACACCCACAAACTATTGAGAAGATCATATTTTACTATAAAAAGGGCGCTTCCCAATATGTTTCATTATTTGGATAATCCAAAAATTCCAAAAACAACCAACGGAATCGAAGGGTACTTCAGTCATCTGAAAAACCACCTGGATCTGCACAGAGGATTAACGCTGAAAAACAGAATTAACTTCATCAAATGGTACATTTATTTTTCTAACGAAAAATAG
- a CDS encoding type 1 glutamine amidotransferase domain-containing protein translates to MSKKVAILATDGFEESELSSPKEHLEKQGWTAHIVSPKAGTIKAWAETDWGKDYDVDKTLDEVSASDYDALVLPGGVINPDQLRTNEKALSFVKDFFQQHKPVASICHGPQILINAGAVEGRKMTSVESVSIDLKNAGAQWEDSEVVVDKGLVTSRTPKDLPAFNAKMVEEIKEGKHEEQTL, encoded by the coding sequence ATGTCAAAGAAAGTAGCCATACTGGCAACCGACGGATTCGAAGAAAGTGAATTGAGTTCTCCAAAAGAACATCTGGAGAAGCAGGGCTGGACTGCCCATATTGTAAGCCCAAAGGCAGGAACCATCAAGGCATGGGCAGAAACGGACTGGGGTAAAGATTATGATGTGGACAAAACCTTGGATGAGGTTTCTGCATCAGATTATGATGCGTTAGTATTGCCGGGTGGTGTTATCAATCCGGATCAGTTAAGGACTAACGAGAAAGCTTTATCTTTCGTAAAAGACTTTTTCCAGCAGCATAAGCCTGTAGCCTCTATTTGCCACGGACCACAAATCCTAATTAATGCAGGTGCGGTAGAAGGCAGAAAAATGACTTCGGTAGAATCAGTCAGTATAGACCTGAAAAATGCAGGTGCTCAATGGGAAGATAGTGAAGTGGTAGTGGATAAAGGCTTGGTGACTAGTCGTACGCCTAAAGATCTACCGGCTTTCAATGCTAAAATGGTAGAGGAAATCAAAGAAGGAAAGCACGAGGAGCAAACATTGTAA
- a CDS encoding NADPH-dependent FMN reductase produces the protein MKILAFGASNSRESINKILAEYTAKQFENAEVELLDLNDYEMPIFSVDREKHDGIPTLALRFAEKIDASDLLIISFAEHNSTYTTAFKNIFDWISRIKDRKHFGEKPVFVLATAPGPGGGKNVVAHFEARAPFSGANIIQSFCLPKFKETFDIKKGIVDDEKNTEFQEKLSAVKNFFA, from the coding sequence ATGAAAATACTAGCATTCGGAGCAAGTAACTCCAGAGAATCCATCAACAAAATATTAGCAGAATATACAGCGAAACAGTTCGAAAATGCAGAAGTGGAACTGCTTGATCTTAATGATTACGAAATGCCAATCTTCAGTGTGGATAGAGAAAAGCACGACGGAATCCCAACTTTAGCTTTGAGATTTGCTGAGAAAATAGATGCTTCAGATTTATTGATTATTTCTTTTGCAGAACATAACAGTACTTATACCACAGCTTTCAAAAATATATTTGATTGGATTTCTAGAATCAAAGACAGAAAACATTTCGGCGAAAAACCAGTATTTGTATTAGCAACTGCGCCTGGGCCTGGAGGCGGGAAAAATGTTGTTGCTCATTTCGAAGCTAGAGCACCTTTTAGTGGAGCAAATATCATTCAATCATTTTGTTTACCTAAATTCAAAGAAACTTTTGATATCAAAAAAGGGATTGTAGATGATGAAAAGAATACTGAGTTTCAGGAGAAATTGTCTGCTGTTAAAAACTTTTTCGCGTAA
- the purM gene encoding phosphoribosylformylglycinamidine cyclo-ligase, whose product MSNTYKSAGVDKEEGYKTVDKIKSAVAETHNKNVLNNLGSFGAFYEIAGYKNPVLVSGTDGVGTKLKVALDSKKYDSIGIDCFAMCANDILCHGAKPLFFLDYLACGKLDSDIAAEIVLGMVNACKDNNCALIGGETAEMPGMYQPGDYDVAGFCVGIVEKDQIIDGSKIRKGNKIIAIPSSGFHSNGFSLVRKIFPNFEEEFEGKPLYETLLVPTRLYYKDIHKVLEEVPVCGIAHITGGGLYENVPRIIPEGLCATIDESKIKVPTVMLELEKRGNIDRKEMHGTFNMGVGMVLVTDENHVDKILDLLEDAYVVGEITEGSEKIDLKF is encoded by the coding sequence ATGAGCAATACCTACAAATCAGCCGGCGTTGACAAGGAAGAAGGCTACAAAACCGTTGACAAAATCAAGTCTGCCGTTGCCGAAACCCATAACAAAAATGTTCTTAACAATCTTGGAAGCTTCGGTGCGTTCTATGAGATTGCTGGATATAAGAATCCGGTTTTGGTCTCTGGAACAGACGGTGTAGGAACCAAACTGAAAGTAGCTTTGGATTCTAAAAAGTACGATTCTATCGGTATCGACTGTTTTGCAATGTGTGCTAACGACATCCTTTGTCACGGAGCAAAACCACTGTTTTTCTTAGATTATCTGGCTTGTGGAAAATTGGATTCTGACATCGCAGCAGAAATCGTTCTTGGAATGGTGAATGCTTGCAAGGATAACAATTGCGCTTTGATCGGTGGTGAAACTGCCGAGATGCCGGGGATGTATCAGCCGGGCGATTACGATGTTGCCGGATTCTGCGTAGGAATTGTAGAGAAAGACCAGATTATAGACGGTTCCAAAATCAGAAAAGGAAATAAAATCATTGCAATCCCAAGTTCCGGATTTCATTCCAACGGATTTTCTTTGGTAAGAAAGATTTTCCCAAATTTCGAAGAAGAATTCGAAGGGAAACCATTATACGAGACTTTGCTCGTGCCAACAAGATTGTATTATAAAGACATTCATAAAGTTTTGGAAGAAGTTCCTGTTTGCGGTATTGCGCACATCACAGGAGGCGGATTGTACGAGAACGTTCCGAGAATCATTCCGGAAGGACTTTGTGCCACTATTGATGAATCTAAAATCAAAGTTCCAACCGTGATGTTAGAACTGGAAAAACGAGGAAACATCGACAGAAAAGAGATGCACGGGACTTTCAATATGGGTGTGGGAATGGTTTTGGTAACCGATGAGAATCACGTTGACAAAATCCTTGACCTTTTGGAAGATGCTTATGTTGTAGGCGAAATAACAGAAGGAAGCGAGAAAATCGATTTAAAATTTTAG